The Eubacterium ventriosum genome includes the window AGATGTATTTGAATTTTCACCTGCATTTAGAAAGCAGGTAGCAGCAGCTAGAAATATAAGCTCAGATATTAAAGAATTGGCTGACGGCTACCAGATTGAAATGGAATTACCTGGATTTTCCAAAGAAGAAGTAAAGGCACAGTTGAAAGACGGTTACCTTACAATTACCGCTGAACACAATGCAGAAAATAAAGAAGAGAACAACGAAGAAGGTCAGAAGAAGGAAGCCGTTAAATACATCCGTCGTGAAAGATATTATGGCAAGTGCCAGAGAAGCTTCTTTGTTGGCAAGAACGTAACAGAGGAAGATATTAATGCCAAGTTTGAAAACGGAATCTTAACAATGTATGTTCCTAAAGAAGTAAAGAAGCCACAGGTAGAAGAAAAATTCATTACAATTGAGTAATAAAGGTGGAAGAACTTGAATAAATCTTTTGGATAAAAATTAAATAAGGCAGTAGCATTGCGTGGTGGAAACGGGAATTACAGTAAAAAATAGAAAAATCACAAAATGTTCTGTGTAATGTAAATAAAAAATATCCGGATAGAATGTAAGCTTAAAATACTTTCTTCTATCCGGATATTTTATTAATTCATTTAAAAAATTCAAACCCTATTTTTTCTTCTTAATCTTCAATGGCTTATTTTTCACAACAGTGCTATATGAGCTGTAGTAGTATTTTTTACCAACTTTTAAGTAGGCTCTCACTTTTACGTAATATTTCTTTGTCTTTGTAAGGCCTTTAACTTTTACATACTGTTTTGTGTTGCCTGAAACAGTGTATTTCTTTACGACATGCTTCATTTTCTTGTCTGTTGCAACTCTAACTTCATAGCCTGTGCATCGTGGTGAGTTAGTCCACTTAACCATGATTCGTCTGTTCTTGCTATATCTCTTAGCAGACTTAATTGTTACTTTTGCCGGCTTTGTATACGTAGTCTTTGCTGTGCAAGGTGAAGATGTATATGTTTTGCCATCAGCCTTTAAATATGTTGCAACTCTGTATCTGTACTTTGTAGCAGAAGCAAGTTTAGTGATTTTGTATGACTTTGCATCTGAGTTTGCGATAGTCTTTATGGCTTCATATTTCTTTTTTGAATAGTTGTAACG containing:
- a CDS encoding Hsp20/alpha crystallin family protein — encoded protein: MLAPSIFGMNDLFDDFGDVFEFSPAFRKQVAAARNISSDIKELADGYQIEMELPGFSKEEVKAQLKDGYLTITAEHNAENKEENNEEGQKKEAVKYIRRERYYGKCQRSFFVGKNVTEEDINAKFENGILTMYVPKEVKKPQVEEKFITIE